The Cellulomonas sp. P24 genome contains a region encoding:
- a CDS encoding 2-oxo acid dehydrogenase subunit E2: MPTFEEFRLPDAGEGLTEAEIVSWSVAVGDTVAVNQALVEIETAKSIVELPSPFAGVVAELLVETGVTVEVGTPIIVIDTDPTGARTRPVDDALPSEEGHGPAVLVGYGVGEHTGVRRARRGAPAAAGDPIREPAGDATAVSTSAPDLAATVPAPASTLASGSTPASGSSAPTPTSAVPAPASVTGPRQDAPSVVAAGNGSAERAAGRSASGGTHALAKPPVRKVARDLGVDLDSVVGTGPGGIVTREDVLAYAARAEGRTLATYPADDVPWLASGSVSADGRQTRVPVKSVRKRTAEAMVTSAFTAPHVTVFQTVDVTRTMRLVARLREDREFADVRVTPLLIAAKALLLAVDRHPDVNASWDEASQEIVYKHYVNLGIAAATPRGLMVPNIKDAHRMRLKELAQGLAGLTATARAGKTSPSDMSDGTITITNVGVFGIDTGTPILNPGEAAILAFGAIREQPWVHKGKIRKRFITQLALSVDHRLVDGELGSRVLADVGAVLEDPAQALVWG, translated from the coding sequence GTGCCGACCTTTGAGGAGTTCCGGCTTCCCGACGCGGGGGAGGGGCTGACCGAGGCAGAGATCGTCTCGTGGTCCGTCGCCGTGGGGGACACGGTCGCGGTCAACCAGGCCCTCGTCGAGATCGAGACCGCCAAGTCGATCGTCGAGCTGCCCAGCCCGTTCGCCGGCGTCGTGGCGGAGCTGCTGGTCGAGACCGGTGTCACGGTCGAGGTCGGTACCCCGATCATCGTGATCGACACCGATCCGACCGGTGCGCGGACGCGCCCGGTCGACGACGCCCTGCCGTCCGAGGAGGGCCACGGTCCCGCGGTCCTCGTCGGTTACGGGGTCGGCGAGCACACCGGAGTTCGGCGCGCACGACGCGGCGCCCCCGCGGCTGCCGGCGACCCGATCAGGGAACCAGCCGGCGATGCCACTGCCGTGTCGACGTCCGCACCGGACCTGGCCGCCACCGTGCCGGCACCGGCGTCGACCCTCGCGTCCGGCTCGACCCCTGCGTCCGGCTCGTCCGCGCCGACCCCCACCTCTGCCGTGCCGGCACCGGCGTCGGTCACCGGCCCCCGCCAGGACGCCCCGTCGGTCGTCGCGGCGGGCAACGGGTCCGCGGAGCGGGCCGCCGGTCGCAGCGCCTCCGGCGGGACGCACGCCCTCGCCAAGCCACCGGTCCGGAAGGTCGCGCGCGACCTCGGGGTCGACCTCGACAGCGTGGTGGGAACCGGTCCGGGCGGGATCGTCACGCGCGAGGACGTGCTCGCCTACGCCGCACGCGCCGAGGGCCGCACGCTCGCGACCTACCCGGCGGACGACGTCCCCTGGCTGGCCTCCGGCTCGGTCTCGGCGGACGGGCGCCAGACGCGCGTCCCGGTCAAGAGCGTGCGCAAGCGCACGGCCGAGGCGATGGTGACCAGCGCGTTCACGGCCCCGCACGTGACGGTGTTCCAGACGGTCGACGTCACGCGGACGATGCGCCTCGTCGCCCGGCTGCGCGAGGACCGGGAGTTCGCGGACGTGCGGGTGACCCCGCTGCTGATCGCGGCCAAGGCCCTGCTCCTCGCGGTCGACCGGCACCCGGACGTCAACGCGAGCTGGGACGAGGCGAGCCAGGAGATCGTCTACAAGCACTACGTCAACCTCGGGATCGCCGCCGCGACACCTCGGGGGTTGATGGTCCCCAACATCAAGGACGCGCACCGGATGCGCCTCAAGGAGCTCGCGCAGGGTCTGGCCGGTCTCACGGCGACGGCCCGCGCGGGCAAGACGTCGCCGTCGGACATGAGCGACGGGACCATCACGATCACGAACGTCGGGGTGTTCGGCATCGACACCGGGACCCCGATCCTCAACCCGGGCGAGGCGGCGATCCTCGCGTTCGGCGCGATCCGCGAGCAGCCGTGGGTCCACAAGGGCAAGATCCGCAAGCGGTTCATCACCCAGCTCGCGCTGAGCGTCGACCACCGACTGGTCGACGGCGAGCTGGGGTCACGCGTGCTGGCCGACGTCGGCGCCGTCCTGGAGGACCCCGCTCAGGCGCTCGTCTGGGGCTGA
- a CDS encoding copper resistance CopC family protein has protein sequence MPRPASAASHAPSRRSLAPGRFLAVVAVVVLGLVTGATTASAHDTLASTDPADGSTVAVAPAAVTLVFNEPAQALGSQIRVIGPDGSVVSTGDVVLNGASVSEHLVDSRPAGTYTVAWRITSTDGHPISGSFTFTATGAAGPAPHGGDPGPHGDCRRERCGGPHHVVHR, from the coding sequence GTGCCCAGACCCGCCTCTGCCGCTTCGCACGCGCCCTCGCGCCGGTCCCTCGCCCCGGGGCGGTTCCTCGCTGTGGTCGCCGTCGTGGTCCTCGGGCTGGTCACGGGTGCGACGACGGCCTCCGCGCACGACACCCTCGCCTCGACCGACCCGGCCGACGGCTCGACGGTCGCCGTCGCCCCCGCAGCTGTCACCCTCGTGTTCAACGAGCCCGCCCAGGCCCTCGGGTCGCAGATCCGGGTGATCGGGCCCGACGGGTCGGTCGTGTCGACCGGGGACGTCGTGCTCAACGGCGCGTCCGTGTCCGAGCACCTCGTCGACAGCCGACCGGCCGGGACGTACACGGTGGCCTGGCGCATCACGTCGACCGACGGGCACCCCATCAGCGGCTCCTTCACCTTCACCGCGACCGGTGCCGCCGGCCCTGCCCCCCACGGCGGCGACCCCGGCCCCCACGGCGACTGCCGCCGCGAACGCTGCGGCGGCCCCCACCACGTCGTCCACCGGTGA
- a CDS encoding cation diffusion facilitator family transporter has translation MPTPPTLDRAEIDRLTRRGRRLAQLTVAYNVVEGLVAIAAGASAGLVSLLGFGLDSGIESVTAVLVAMRLAARLRDAEPDEASERRTLRVVALMFFALAAYVVAEGARSLLTHETPTSSPVGLAVLGASVIAMPLLARAKTRVGVALGGDRLILADAAETRLCLLLSVSTLLGLGLFALTGATWLDPAAGLVVAVLAVREGLEAWEGELVEDDEDDDDD, from the coding sequence GTGCCCACACCTCCGACCCTCGACCGCGCGGAGATCGACCGGTTGACCCGACGTGGTCGCCGTCTCGCCCAGCTGACCGTGGCCTACAACGTCGTCGAGGGACTCGTCGCGATCGCGGCGGGCGCCTCGGCGGGCCTGGTCTCGCTTCTCGGGTTCGGGCTCGACTCGGGGATCGAGTCCGTGACGGCGGTCCTGGTCGCGATGCGCCTTGCCGCCCGCCTGCGCGACGCCGAGCCCGACGAGGCGAGCGAGCGGCGGACGCTGCGGGTCGTCGCGCTGATGTTCTTCGCGCTCGCCGCATACGTGGTGGCCGAGGGGGCCCGGTCCCTGCTCACGCACGAGACCCCGACGTCGTCACCGGTCGGTCTCGCCGTCTTGGGCGCCTCGGTGATCGCCATGCCCCTGCTCGCCCGGGCCAAGACGCGCGTCGGCGTCGCACTCGGCGGGGACCGCCTGATCCTGGCCGACGCCGCGGAGACCAGGTTGTGCCTGCTCCTCAGCGTGTCCACGCTGCTCGGCCTCGGGCTGTTCGCGCTCACCGGTGCGACGTGGCTCGACCCGGCGGCGGGGCTCGTCGTCGCCGTGCTCGCAGTCCGGGAGGGCCTCGAGGCCTGGGAGGGCGAGCTCGTCGAGGACGACGAGGACGACGACGACGACTGA
- the hisC gene encoding histidinol-phosphate transaminase, producing MSSPRVPLRRALADLPPYVPGARVPVGAAAFKLSSNENPYPPLPSVVSAIADGAVDVNRYPDMYATELTEAIARSLGVDPSTVVAGCGSVAVLGHVLSAVCEPGDEVVLPWRSFEAYPIAISLAGGVGVPVPLADGGRLDLPAMAAAVTDRTKVVLVCTPNNPTGPAVRAAELAAFLDSVPEDVLVVLDEAYVEFVRDPEAADALAAFAGSRRVVVLRTFSKAYGLAGLRVGFAVAPPRLAAGIRAASTPFGVSHLAQLAALASLRSERELMVRVEAIVAERTRLLAGLRAQGWVVPESQANFVWLDLADRTSACASEAARAGVLVRPFAGDGMRVSVGEPEATDLFLQIAARWR from the coding sequence GTGTCCAGCCCTCGTGTGCCGCTGCGCCGTGCCCTCGCCGACCTTCCCCCGTACGTCCCCGGTGCCCGCGTGCCCGTCGGAGCGGCCGCCTTCAAGCTCTCCTCGAACGAGAACCCCTACCCGCCGCTCCCGTCGGTGGTCTCGGCGATCGCGGACGGGGCGGTGGACGTCAACCGCTACCCCGACATGTACGCGACCGAGCTCACCGAGGCGATCGCCCGATCGCTCGGGGTCGACCCGAGCACCGTCGTCGCCGGTTGCGGGTCTGTCGCGGTGCTCGGGCACGTGCTGTCGGCCGTCTGCGAACCGGGCGACGAGGTCGTGCTCCCGTGGAGATCCTTCGAGGCCTACCCGATCGCCATCTCCTTGGCCGGTGGGGTGGGCGTCCCCGTTCCGCTCGCGGACGGTGGCAGGCTCGACCTCCCGGCGATGGCCGCGGCGGTGACCGACCGGACCAAGGTCGTGCTCGTCTGCACGCCGAACAACCCGACCGGACCGGCGGTGCGGGCGGCGGAGCTCGCCGCGTTCCTCGACTCCGTGCCGGAGGACGTCCTCGTCGTGCTCGACGAGGCGTACGTCGAGTTCGTGCGCGACCCGGAGGCCGCCGACGCGCTCGCGGCCTTCGCCGGGTCTCGTCGCGTCGTCGTGCTCCGGACGTTCTCCAAGGCCTACGGCCTCGCGGGCCTCCGCGTCGGGTTCGCCGTCGCGCCTCCGCGGCTCGCCGCCGGCATCCGCGCCGCCTCGACGCCGTTCGGTGTCTCCCACCTGGCGCAGCTCGCTGCCCTGGCCTCCCTCCGCTCCGAGCGCGAGCTCATGGTGCGGGTCGAGGCGATCGTGGCCGAGCGCACGCGACTGCTCGCCGGGCTCCGGGCTCAGGGCTGGGTGGTCCCCGAGAGCCAGGCCAACTTCGTCTGGCTCGACCTGGCCGATCGCACTTCCGCGTGCGCGAGCGAGGCGGCACGCGCGGGCGTCCTCGTGCGACCGTTCGCCGGCGACGGGATGCGGGTGAGCGTCGGCGAGCCCGAGGCGACGGACCTCTTCCTGCAGATCGCCGCACGCTGGCGCTGA
- a CDS encoding MDR family MFS transporter — protein MTQSTPTAPPDTSATHGPSHREIVTILGGLMIGMFLAALDQTIVATSIRTIGDDLHGLELQAWVTTAYLITSTIATPLYGKLSDVYGRKPFYLLAISLFLVGSLLSGTAHSMYQLAIYRGVQGLGAGGLMSLAITILGDLVPPRERARYQAYFLAVFGTSSVLGPVIGGFFAGASSILGITGWRWVFLVNLPIGIIGLFVITRVLHLPPIPKIQHKIDWQGAVALVIGLVPLLLIAEQGRSWGWTSTSALLCYGTGALGLALFVLAERVAGKDALLPLYLFRNKTFSISAGANVVIGLGMFGGLATLPLYLQIAKGMTPTQAGLTLIPLTLGIMIGSVIAGQLVAKTGRYKVFPIIGTILLGIGALLMSRLQPETTLAVVGLDSIVFGLGLGLTMQPLVLAVQNAVPPREMGVATSSSLFFRQVGGTLGTAVFLSILFSTVGDKIATAFARIAPAADFQAALKDPAVLANPANAPVVNMVTGHGAVPSLNDSSFITALDPRLAKPFLEGFANSIDLVLLIAAAIMVLGVFFTAILPELALQNRSGIQNRLDDERAEAEAAAAAAVI, from the coding sequence GTGACCCAGTCGACCCCCACCGCACCACCGGACACGAGCGCCACGCACGGCCCGTCGCACCGCGAGATCGTCACGATCCTCGGCGGCCTGATGATCGGGATGTTCCTGGCTGCGCTCGACCAGACCATCGTCGCGACGTCGATCCGCACGATCGGTGACGACCTGCACGGCCTCGAGCTCCAGGCCTGGGTGACGACCGCCTACCTGATCACCTCGACGATCGCGACGCCGCTGTACGGCAAGCTCTCCGACGTCTACGGGCGCAAGCCGTTCTACCTGCTCGCGATCTCGCTGTTCCTCGTCGGGTCGTTGCTGTCCGGCACCGCGCACTCGATGTACCAGCTCGCGATCTACCGCGGCGTGCAGGGGCTCGGCGCCGGCGGCCTGATGTCCCTCGCGATCACGATCCTCGGCGACCTCGTCCCGCCGCGCGAACGTGCGCGCTACCAGGCGTACTTCCTCGCCGTGTTCGGCACGTCGTCCGTGCTCGGTCCGGTCATCGGCGGCTTCTTCGCCGGGGCGTCGTCGATCCTCGGCATCACCGGGTGGCGCTGGGTGTTCCTCGTCAACCTGCCGATCGGGATCATCGGGCTGTTCGTCATCACCCGCGTGCTGCACCTGCCGCCGATCCCGAAGATCCAGCACAAGATCGACTGGCAGGGTGCGGTCGCCCTGGTGATCGGCCTCGTGCCGCTGCTGCTGATCGCCGAGCAGGGTCGCTCGTGGGGCTGGACGTCGACCTCGGCGCTGCTCTGCTACGGCACCGGAGCGCTCGGCCTGGCGCTGTTCGTGCTCGCGGAGCGCGTCGCCGGCAAGGACGCGCTGCTGCCGCTGTACCTGTTCCGGAACAAGACGTTCTCGATCAGCGCGGGCGCCAACGTCGTCATCGGCCTCGGGATGTTCGGCGGCCTCGCGACCCTCCCGCTGTACCTGCAGATCGCCAAGGGCATGACGCCGACGCAGGCCGGGCTCACGCTGATCCCGCTGACCCTCGGCATCATGATCGGCTCGGTCATCGCCGGTCAGCTCGTGGCGAAGACCGGTCGCTACAAGGTGTTCCCGATCATCGGGACGATCCTGCTCGGCATCGGCGCGCTCCTCATGTCACGGCTCCAGCCGGAGACGACGCTCGCCGTCGTCGGTCTCGACTCGATCGTGTTCGGTCTGGGCCTGGGCCTGACGATGCAGCCGCTGGTTCTCGCGGTGCAGAACGCCGTCCCGCCGCGCGAGATGGGTGTCGCGACCAGCTCGTCGCTGTTCTTCCGTCAGGTCGGCGGCACGCTCGGCACCGCGGTGTTCCTGTCGATCCTGTTCTCGACGGTCGGCGACAAGATCGCGACGGCGTTCGCCCGGATCGCCCCGGCGGCCGACTTCCAGGCCGCCCTCAAGGACCCGGCCGTGCTCGCGAACCCGGCGAACGCCCCGGTGGTGAACATGGTCACCGGTCACGGGGCGGTGCCGTCGCTCAACGACTCGTCGTTCATCACTGCGCTCGACCCGCGGCTCGCCAAGCCGTTCCTCGAGGGGTTCGCCAACTCGATCGACCTCGTGCTCCTGATCGCCGCCGCGATCATGGTGCTCGGCGTGTTCTTCACGGCGATCCTGCCGGAGCTCGCTCTCCAGAACCGCTCGGGCATCCAGAACCGGCTCGACGACGAGCGCGCCGAGGCCGAGGCAGCGGCCGCCGCCGCCGTCATCTGA
- a CDS encoding SDR family oxidoreductase, translated as MPDTPRPLVVAVTGVTGYVGGRLVPELLAAGHHVRAIARDPSRLRGRPWFADVEAVRADAGDLDAVRTALDGVDVAYYLIHSLGTGHRFEARDRATALTFARAAREAGVGRIVYLGGLFPEGEELSPHLESRKEVGDILLASGVPTTVLRAAVILGSGSASFEMMRYLTERLPAMTVPRWVDNRIQPIAIRDVLRYLVGSATMPADVNRAFDIGGPDVLTYRQMMQGYARAAGLPRRLIVKVPVLSPSLSSHWVGLVTPVPSGLARPLVESLIHEVVCDEHDIARYVPDPPEGLVGFDRAVRLALERVRDAEVTTRWSSAAVAGAPSDPLPSDPDWAGGSLYVDERRTTVDATPEALWSVIQEIGGERGWYSWALAWQVRGLLDRIAGGPGLRRGRRDPSDLRVDDAIDFWRVEEVDPGRLLRLRAEMRLPGLAWLELRVEKDDDGATVFAQRAVFHPHGLAGQLYWRSVTPFHGIVFGGMQRGIASAAERR; from the coding sequence ATGCCCGACACTCCCAGACCCCTCGTCGTCGCCGTCACCGGAGTCACCGGCTACGTCGGCGGGCGCCTCGTTCCCGAGCTGCTCGCCGCCGGTCACCACGTGCGTGCGATCGCCCGCGACCCGAGCCGGCTGCGCGGGCGTCCCTGGTTCGCGGACGTCGAGGCGGTCCGCGCCGACGCAGGTGACCTTGACGCGGTACGTACCGCCCTCGACGGCGTCGACGTCGCGTACTACCTCATCCACTCGCTCGGCACCGGCCACCGGTTCGAGGCGCGCGACCGTGCCACGGCCCTGACCTTCGCGCGGGCAGCACGTGAGGCGGGCGTCGGCCGGATCGTGTACCTGGGCGGGCTCTTCCCGGAGGGCGAGGAGCTGTCCCCGCACCTGGAGTCGCGCAAGGAGGTCGGCGACATCCTGCTGGCCTCGGGTGTCCCGACGACGGTGCTGAGGGCCGCGGTGATCCTCGGCTCCGGATCGGCGTCCTTCGAGATGATGCGCTATCTGACCGAGCGGCTCCCGGCGATGACCGTGCCGCGCTGGGTCGACAACCGGATCCAACCGATCGCGATCCGGGACGTGCTGCGCTACCTCGTGGGTTCGGCGACGATGCCGGCCGACGTCAACCGCGCGTTCGACATCGGTGGGCCCGACGTGCTCACGTACCGCCAGATGATGCAGGGGTACGCGCGCGCGGCCGGGCTCCCACGGCGGCTCATCGTGAAGGTCCCGGTGCTCAGCCCGAGCCTGTCCAGCCACTGGGTAGGGCTGGTGACGCCGGTGCCGTCCGGTCTGGCACGGCCGCTCGTGGAGTCCCTCATCCACGAGGTCGTCTGCGACGAGCACGACATCGCGCGGTACGTCCCGGACCCACCCGAGGGCCTCGTCGGCTTCGACCGGGCCGTGCGGCTCGCGCTCGAGCGGGTGCGCGACGCCGAGGTGACGACGCGGTGGTCGTCGGCGGCGGTCGCGGGCGCCCCGAGCGACCCGTTGCCGAGCGATCCCGACTGGGCGGGCGGGTCGCTCTACGTCGACGAGCGGCGCACGACGGTCGACGCGACGCCCGAGGCGCTGTGGAGCGTCATCCAGGAGATCGGCGGCGAGCGCGGCTGGTACTCGTGGGCGCTCGCGTGGCAGGTCCGCGGTCTGCTCGACAGGATCGCCGGCGGGCCGGGCCTGCGGCGAGGTCGGCGCGATCCGAGCGACCTCCGGGTCGACGACGCGATCGACTTCTGGCGCGTCGAGGAGGTCGACCCGGGTCGGCTGCTGCGGCTGCGCGCGGAGATGCGCCTGCCGGGGCTGGCGTGGCTCGAGCTGCGGGTGGAGAAGGACGACGACGGCGCGACGGTCTTCGCACAACGTGCGGTGTTCCATCCGCACGGCCTTGCCGGGCAGCTCTACTGGCGGTCGGTGACCCCGTTCCACGGGATCGTGTTCGGTGGCATGCAGCGCGGCATCGCGTCGGCGGCGGAGCGCCGCTGA
- a CDS encoding bifunctional copper resistance protein CopD/cytochrome c oxidase assembly protein translates to MANAAIRVGGWDGLATRYGVLVLAKVAIFLVLGGLGFLHRRSVIPGLMAATGPVSVRTAAGRLFWRLVAVELAVMGAVTGVAVALAASEPPVPQVAVPNPTPAEIVTGHLLPPPLTGIRWLTEWHWDLLLTFAAAAGLVVYLQWVRRLRARGDSWPLGRTVSWVAGMVLFVWTTSGGPGAYGHVLFSAHMVEHMLLVMVIPIFLVLAAPVTLALRALPSRTDGSRGPREWILTIVGSHVARFMSNPIVAAVNFAGSMIVFYYSGLFGLALSTYVGHAAMVVHFSLAGYLFANAIVGIDPGPTRPGYPQRILLLFATMGFHAFFGVTLMSSEVLLVPEWFGVLGRPWGLSAIADQQRGGAIAWGIGELPTLALALAVAFAWSRSDERTARNRDRRVDRDGDPELDEYNAMLATMARRDKDGADGPEA, encoded by the coding sequence ATCGCGAACGCGGCGATCCGGGTCGGCGGGTGGGACGGCCTCGCCACCCGGTACGGGGTGCTCGTCCTGGCGAAGGTCGCGATCTTCCTGGTGCTGGGTGGGCTGGGGTTCCTGCACCGCCGGTCGGTGATCCCCGGCCTGATGGCCGCCACCGGCCCGGTCTCGGTCCGCACGGCCGCGGGCCGGCTGTTCTGGCGGCTGGTCGCGGTCGAGCTCGCGGTGATGGGCGCGGTGACGGGAGTCGCGGTGGCGCTCGCGGCGAGCGAGCCGCCGGTCCCGCAGGTCGCCGTCCCGAACCCGACTCCCGCCGAGATCGTGACCGGGCACCTGCTGCCGCCGCCGCTCACCGGGATCCGGTGGCTGACCGAGTGGCACTGGGACCTGCTGCTGACGTTCGCCGCCGCCGCAGGCCTCGTCGTGTACCTGCAGTGGGTGCGGCGGTTGCGCGCGCGCGGTGACAGCTGGCCGCTCGGGCGCACGGTCTCGTGGGTCGCCGGGATGGTGCTGTTCGTCTGGACGACGTCCGGCGGTCCGGGCGCGTACGGTCACGTGCTCTTCAGCGCCCACATGGTCGAGCACATGCTGCTCGTGATGGTCATCCCGATCTTCCTGGTGCTCGCGGCGCCGGTGACGCTCGCACTGCGGGCGTTGCCGTCCCGGACCGACGGGTCGCGGGGGCCGCGCGAGTGGATCCTCACGATCGTCGGCTCGCACGTCGCGCGCTTCATGTCGAACCCGATCGTCGCCGCGGTGAACTTCGCCGGGTCGATGATCGTCTTCTACTACTCGGGGCTGTTCGGTCTGGCCCTGTCGACGTACGTGGGCCACGCCGCGATGGTCGTGCACTTCAGCCTCGCGGGATACCTGTTCGCCAACGCGATCGTCGGCATCGATCCCGGTCCCACCCGGCCGGGCTACCCGCAGCGGATCCTGCTGCTGTTCGCGACGATGGGCTTCCACGCGTTCTTCGGCGTGACGCTGATGAGCAGCGAGGTCCTGCTGGTCCCGGAGTGGTTCGGTGTGCTCGGCCGCCCGTGGGGCCTGTCGGCGATCGCGGACCAGCAGCGCGGCGGGGCGATCGCATGGGGCATCGGCGAGCTGCCGACGTTGGCACTCGCCCTGGCCGTCGCGTTCGCATGGTCGCGGTCCGACGAGCGCACCGCGCGGAACCGGGACCGTCGGGTGGACCGCGACGGCGACCCCGAGCTCGACGAGTACAACGCGATGCTCGCCACGATGGCCCGCCGCGACAAGGACGGCGCCGACGGCCCCGAGGCCTAG
- a CDS encoding alpha-ketoacid dehydrogenase subunit beta has protein sequence MSTTTGTQRITLAKAINLGLRRALESDPKVLLMGEDIGALGGVFRVTDGLHKDFGSERVVDTPLAESGIVGTAIGLALRGYRSVCEIQFDGFIYPAFDQITSQLSRMHYRSQGRLSLPVVIRVPYGGGIGAIEHHSESPEVLFAHTAGLRVVSPSTPADAFVMIQQAVASPDPVLFFEPKGRYWDKGDVDLDAPLVDAATGETGLDRAVVVRPGTDLTLVGYGPTVGTCLKVADAAAAEGTSIEVVDLRTLSPLDAETVAASVRRTGRCVVVHEAPVLYGTGAEVAARITEECFYHLQAPVLRVGGFHIPYPVSKLEHEYLPSLDRILDAVDRSLAY, from the coding sequence ATGAGCACGACGACCGGGACGCAGCGGATCACGCTCGCGAAGGCGATCAACCTGGGGCTCAGGCGCGCGCTCGAGAGCGACCCGAAGGTCCTGCTCATGGGTGAGGACATCGGCGCGCTGGGCGGCGTGTTCCGGGTGACCGACGGTCTCCACAAGGACTTCGGGTCGGAGCGGGTGGTCGACACCCCGCTCGCCGAGTCCGGGATCGTCGGGACCGCGATCGGCCTGGCGCTGCGCGGGTACCGGTCGGTGTGCGAGATCCAGTTCGACGGGTTCATCTACCCGGCGTTCGACCAGATCACCTCCCAGCTCTCGCGGATGCACTACCGCTCGCAGGGCCGTCTGAGCCTCCCGGTCGTCATCCGGGTCCCGTACGGGGGCGGCATCGGGGCGATCGAGCACCACAGCGAGTCGCCGGAGGTGCTGTTCGCGCACACCGCCGGGCTGCGGGTGGTGTCCCCGTCCACGCCGGCGGACGCGTTCGTGATGATCCAGCAGGCCGTCGCGTCGCCGGACCCCGTGCTGTTCTTCGAGCCGAAGGGCCGGTACTGGGACAAGGGGGACGTCGACCTCGACGCCCCGCTGGTCGACGCCGCCACCGGCGAGACGGGGCTGGACCGTGCCGTCGTCGTCCGCCCGGGCACGGACCTGACGCTGGTCGGCTACGGCCCGACGGTCGGCACGTGCCTCAAGGTCGCGGACGCCGCCGCGGCGGAGGGGACGAGCATCGAGGTCGTCGACCTGCGGACGCTCTCACCGTTGGACGCCGAGACTGTCGCGGCGTCGGTGCGGCGGACCGGCCGGTGCGTCGTGGTCCACGAGGCACCCGTCCTGTACGGCACCGGCGCCGAGGTTGCGGCGCGCATCACCGAGGAGTGCTTCTACCACCTGCAGGCCCCCGTCCTGCGGGTCGGCGGCTTCCACATCCCGTACCCGGTCTCCAAGCTGGAGCACGAGTACCTCCCGTCCCTCGACCGCATCCTCGACGCCGTCGACCGTTCCCTGGCCTACTAA
- the pdhA gene encoding pyruvate dehydrogenase (acetyl-transferring) E1 component subunit alpha, with protein sequence MRVSQTGPLTDSDLVQLLTPAGERVEHPDYSPRIAHLDADALRGMYRDMVLVRRFDNEATALQRQGELGLWAQSLGQEAAQVGSGRALAPQDYVFPSYREHGVAHTRGVDLANLLRLFRGIDHGGWNPDDHNFHLYTLVIGSHTLHATGYAMGVQRDGLVGTGDPDRDMAVITYFGDGATSQGDVNEALVFSAVNNAGLVLFCQNNQWAISESTTHQARVPLADRGPGFGVPSVRVDGNDVLACYAVTAEALERARSGGGPTFVEAFTYRMGAHTTSDDPSRYRSAAEEEYWRQRDPIDRLRALLVAEGELPAEFEAELDAEAGALAERIRSTVHAMGRPSTSSMFEHVYAGPNAVVDAERAWFQEYEASFLGGDEGAHR encoded by the coding sequence ATCCGCGTGAGCCAGACCGGCCCCCTCACGGATTCCGACCTCGTGCAGCTGCTCACCCCGGCGGGTGAGCGGGTCGAGCACCCCGACTACAGCCCGCGGATCGCGCACCTCGATGCCGACGCGCTGCGCGGCATGTACCGCGACATGGTGCTGGTGAGGCGGTTCGACAACGAGGCGACCGCGCTGCAGCGGCAGGGTGAGCTCGGGCTCTGGGCGCAGAGCCTCGGCCAGGAGGCCGCACAGGTCGGGTCCGGTCGAGCTCTCGCCCCTCAGGACTACGTGTTCCCGTCGTACCGGGAGCACGGGGTGGCCCACACGCGCGGTGTCGATCTGGCGAACCTGCTGCGCCTCTTCCGGGGCATCGACCACGGCGGGTGGAACCCGGACGACCACAACTTCCACCTGTACACGCTCGTGATCGGCTCGCACACGCTCCACGCGACCGGCTACGCGATGGGCGTCCAGCGCGACGGCCTCGTCGGGACCGGTGACCCCGACCGCGACATGGCGGTCATCACCTACTTCGGCGACGGCGCGACCTCCCAGGGGGACGTCAACGAGGCGCTCGTCTTCTCCGCGGTCAACAACGCCGGTCTCGTGCTGTTCTGCCAGAACAACCAGTGGGCGATCTCGGAGTCGACGACGCACCAGGCGCGTGTGCCGCTCGCCGATCGCGGGCCGGGGTTCGGGGTGCCGAGCGTGCGGGTCGACGGCAACGACGTGCTGGCGTGCTACGCCGTGACCGCGGAGGCACTCGAGCGCGCCCGGTCCGGCGGCGGCCCCACGTTCGTCGAGGCGTTCACGTACCGGATGGGTGCCCACACCACCTCCGACGACCCGTCCCGGTACCGCAGCGCCGCCGAGGAGGAGTACTGGCGCCAACGCGACCCGATCGACCGGTTGCGGGCGTTGCTCGTCGCCGAGGGCGAGCTGCCGGCAGAGTTCGAGGCCGAGCTCGACGCGGAGGCCGGTGCCCTCGCCGAGCGGATCCGGTCGACGGTCCACGCGATGGGACGCCCGTCGACGAGCTCGATGTTCGAGCACGTGTACGCGGGACCGAACGCCGTCGTCGACGCCGAGAGGGCGTGGTTCCAGGAGTACGAGGCCTCCTTCCTCGGAGGCGACGAGGGGGCGCACCGATGA